Proteins from a genomic interval of Anolis sagrei isolate rAnoSag1 chromosome 1, rAnoSag1.mat, whole genome shotgun sequence:
- the C1D gene encoding nuclear nucleic acid-binding protein C1D, translating into MSEMALAEEYPTEIQDYLLAFEKSVSSVDDMLKTMMSVSRSELLQKLDPLEQAKLDLVSAYTLNSMFWVYLATQGINPKEHPVKQELERIRTYMNRVKEIADKKKAAKLDKGAASRFLRNALYEPKSQSKAEKKTPVPAKRKKTH; encoded by the exons ATGTCGGAGATGGCCCTAGCAGAAGAATACCCAACAGAGATTCAAGATTATCTCTTGGCTTTTGAGAAGTCTGTCAGTTCTGTAGATGATATGCTGAAGACCATGATGTCTGTGTCCAGAAGTGAACTTCTCCAGAAG CTGGATCCTCTTGAACAAGCAAAATTAGATTTAGTTTCTGCTTACACATTGAATTCAATGTTTTGGG TCTACCTGGCCACGCAGGGAATTAATCCAAAGGAGCACCCAGTGAAACAGGAATTG gaAAGAATAAGAACATACATGAACAGAGTCAAAGAGATAGCAGACAAGAAGAAAGCTGCCAAACTGGATAAGGGTGCTGCTTCAAGATTTCTACGAAATGCATTGTACGAGCCCAAATCTCAAAGCAAGGCTGAAAAGAAAACACCTGTTCCAGCCAAAAGGAAGAAAACACATTAG